A single window of Desulfobacterales bacterium DNA harbors:
- a CDS encoding pyridoxal phosphate-dependent aminotransferase — translation MESFSLTLAERVAQIKPSPTLAVNAKAKALKAAGADILNFSVGEPDFGTPPHVCEAGKAAIDAGFTRYTAVPGILELRRAVVDRLAVDHGWTYEPDQVQVCCGGKHGLYNMAQVLINPGDEVLIPTPYWVSYPPIVQLAGGTPVFVPLAEADGFDLDPAMLEKFATNRTRAIILNSPSNPIGSIFSARALEAVARMALERGWIIISDDIYDTITYGNDPLPHILEVEPRLKDQTLILNGVSKSFAMTGWRIGYTVGPQPIIAAMNKVQSQSTSNPSSVAQKAALAALTGPQDFPAMMRDAFLPRRDFFVKRLTSLDNVSCVIPRGAFYLFPNFSAYYGRSFNGRPINNSLDLADYLLDEARIASVPGIAFGADPFIRFSFAVSMETIAKGMNRLRAALARLG, via the coding sequence ATGGAGTCTTTTTCATTAACTTTGGCAGAGCGGGTGGCCCAGATCAAACCTTCACCGACCCTGGCGGTGAATGCCAAGGCCAAGGCCCTCAAGGCCGCGGGGGCCGATATTCTCAACTTCAGTGTCGGTGAGCCGGACTTCGGCACTCCGCCCCATGTCTGCGAGGCGGGCAAGGCTGCCATTGACGCCGGCTTTACCCGCTACACCGCGGTACCCGGCATCCTGGAACTGCGCCGGGCCGTGGTCGACCGGCTGGCCGTTGACCACGGCTGGACCTACGAACCGGATCAGGTCCAGGTATGCTGCGGCGGCAAGCACGGCCTCTACAACATGGCCCAGGTCCTGATCAATCCCGGGGACGAGGTATTGATCCCCACCCCCTACTGGGTCTCCTACCCGCCCATCGTCCAACTGGCCGGCGGCACCCCGGTGTTCGTTCCCCTGGCCGAGGCGGATGGTTTCGACCTCGACCCGGCCATGCTCGAAAAGTTCGCCACCAACCGGACCCGGGCGATCATCCTGAACAGTCCCTCCAATCCCATTGGTTCGATATTCAGCGCCAGGGCCCTGGAGGCGGTGGCCAGGATGGCCCTGGAACGGGGCTGGATCATTATCAGCGATGATATCTACGACACCATCACCTATGGCAACGATCCCCTGCCCCATATTCTGGAGGTGGAGCCACGCCTGAAGGACCAGACCCTGATCCTGAACGGAGTCTCAAAATCCTTTGCCATGACCGGCTGGCGGATCGGCTATACAGTCGGCCCGCAACCGATAATTGCCGCGATGAACAAGGTCCAGAGCCAGTCCACCTCCAATCCCTCGTCAGTGGCCCAGAAGGCGGCCCTGGCGGCCCTGACCGGCCCCCAGGATTTCCCGGCCATGATGCGGGACGCCTTTCTGCCCCGGCGTGATTTTTTTGTCAAGCGACTGACCTCGCTTGACAATGTCTCCTGCGTCATACCCAGGGGCGCCTTTTACCTGTTTCCCAACTTTTCCGCCTACTACGGCCGCAGCTTCAACGGCCGGCCGATCAACAACTCCCTTGACCTGGCCGATTATCTCCTGGATGAGGCGCGAATCGCCAGCGTCCCGGGGATCGCCTTTGGCGCCGACCCCTTTATCCGCTTCTCCTTTGCCGTCTCCATGGAAACCATTGCCAAGGGCATGAACCGGCTGCGGGCCGCCCTGGCCCGGCTCGGCTGA